The nucleotide sequence GGGTGTCCAGCCGGTCCCCGGTGCGCACCATGAAGCCGTCCGGGCTCTCCTCGGTGGTGAGCAGGCCCGCGTTCCAGAAGCCGTCGGATCTGCGCCGGGCGCGGAAGGTGCCGCTGCGGGAGTAGGCGGGGTCGGCGGTGAGATGGTCCAGTTTGTTGTCACCGGGGTTGGTGGGGCCGCCGTCGGGATAGGCCCAGGAGCGCCCCGCCACCCACTGGCGGTCGGAGGCGAAATCAGCTGTGAAGACGACTGCGTTCACCGCGGTCTCCCTCTGTCGCAGGGCACGGCATCACTCGTCCGGTTTCTCCCCGGCCGGGCGACCGCCATGCGCCGCCCGGAACGGCGCGCCGTACGTTTCACCCGTTCGGCGTAAGCGGTCCGCAGGGGCGGGTCCCGGCGGTTCCCGCGCCGGGGCCCGCCCGGTCGCCACGGGCCGGCATGCGTATGTCCGGCGCAGGGCCCAGGCTGTTCCCATGACCCTTGTGCATCCCGTCGTCGTCTATCCGCCCGCCGCGGACGGCGGGCGACGGGTGCGCGCCGGTGACCACTTCCTGGGCATGGCGTACGGCTTGCTGGACATCGCCGAGTTCCTGCGGGAGGCCGGGATGGGCGAGGTCGACGAGGCGTACGTCGTCTCGTCCGCGCTGATCGAGTGGCGGGGCGGCGGACCGAAGGCGTGGGAGCCCGGGCCGGGGCACGGGTGAGCCCACCGGCCCCGCGGGGGTCTCCGCGGCTCCGGTGGACGGGCCGGCGCACCCGGTGACCGGGTGTCACTTCACTGGATCGTGGCCCCAGTTCATGTTGGCCGCGTCGTGGAACGCCTCGACCGTCCCGTCACGGTCGGAGCCGCGCCGCTCCGGCGCCATCAGGACCGGTCGCCCTTCTTGCGCAGCGCGCCGGGCTTGTGCACGGCGGAGCGGCCGGTCCTGCCGCTCTCCACCTCGTACTGCGGCTCCTCTGCCGAGGCCCGGACGGTGCGGCCGGCCGCTTCCGTACGGTCGGTGATCTTCTTCTTCACCTTCCCGGTCACCTTCTGGCCGTGGCTCTTCCAGGAGACCTCGTCGCCCTTGCTCAGGTCGTCCTTCTCGGACATGGGGTTCCTCTCGGACGGTCGGCCCGCTCGCGCGGAACGGCACGGGCGGATCGGGCATACCCTCCAGACTCACCCCGCCCGCGCCTTCCCGCATCCGGTGGCCGGCGCGGTGCGTCCGTACCCGGCCGGCGGGCCCCGGCGGCGCCCGCGCGGCCGGCTACCGGTCCGCGGTGATGCCGCCGAGGATCAGGTCGATGCCGGCGAGGAACTCCACCCGGTCGTCGTGGTCGCGCAGTTGGGCCGCGACGTCCCGGGTGAACGCGTACTCGTCGGGGTCGAGCGCGGCCCATGCCGCGGCGGCGGTCTCGAGGAACTCGGTCCGGCTCCCGGCCGGGTGGTTCGCGCGGGCGTTGGCCGCGTTCTGTCCGCCCACCCCGAGGATGTAGTTCAGCAGGGCCGAC is from Streptomyces asoensis and encodes:
- a CDS encoding DUF2945 domain-containing protein → MSEKDDLSKGDEVSWKSHGQKVTGKVKKKITDRTEAAGRTVRASAEEPQYEVESGRTGRSAVHKPGALRKKGDRS